The following is a genomic window from Syntrophaceae bacterium.
GTCCCGCGCCGAGCGGTTCCGCACCGTGGCGTAGACGCGGCCTGTCCCGGCTGCCGCCGAGGTCTTCGCCGCTTCCGGCTTGTACTGCAGGGCCTGGAAGCCTGCCCGCTGCTCCAGCGGGGCGATGTAGGCCTCGAGGCCCGTGTCGGGCCAGTACACGAGACTCTGCCGATAGCGGATGACGGCATCCCGGATCCGCCCCTTCTGCTGAAGGGCGTGGGCCTCGTCACGCATGGCGGCTGCGACGGCGCGCCGCAGGGCGAGCTTCTGCTTTTCCGTCTCGGCCCCGATGGAGGAGTGCGTTGCCGCCGGCTTCGCAGCCTCTGAAGATTCGTGCCGGGCGAAGCCGGGACCCGTTGACCCTGCGCCGGCCGCACAGGAGCACAGAAAAAGCGCAATCAGCGCGATCCCAAGGCAAACGGTCCGTCTCGGCATGGCATCCGCTCCTGTACGAAACGTGAAAAAATGCCCCGCCCGGCCCGAGGCCGGACAGGGCACTGGATGTCAGGTCGGCTGAACAGACAATCTCAAGAAGACCCGGTTTCCCGATCATGCCGGCCCGCAGTCGGGACCAGCCCCGCGTTCTAGTTGATGAACACCTTGTACTTCTCCAGTGTCTTCCTCCAGTCCGGGTGCTTCCGCATGTTGGCGAGGTCCGGGTCCTTCCGGAGGGAGTCGTAGTCGTTGAACCCGTTGGCCAGGGCGGCGTCGAGCTCGACGAAGGCCAAATCGACATTGCCCATCAGGGAATGGCACGAGGCCAGGTTGTACCGGACGGCCGGGTCGTTCGGCTTGAGCTCCTTCGCCTTCTTCAGGTCGTCGAGGGCGAGGTTGTACTTCTTCTGCATCATGTAGGCGACGGCCCGGTTGGAATAGGCCGTGGCGTAGCCGGGGTCCTTCTTGATGGCGTTGGAGAACTCGTTGATCGCGTTGTTGATGTTCTCGTTGAAGATGGCCGGCGAGTTCGCGTTCTTGGCCGTGCTCACGTAGGCCATGCCCTGCTTGAGGTGCTGCGTCACCTCCAGGGACGGCTGTGCGGGTGCCGCCGCGGGAGCCGGAGCTGCCGGGGCGGGGGCCTGCGCCTGGGGGGGCGGAGGCGGGGGCGGCGGTGAGGACTGCTGCCCGCACCCGACGAGGGCAACGGCGATGAGGCCTGCAAGGGCCAGGGACGCGATGATCGTTCTCTTCATGAATGCTCCTCCTTTCGGATCCGTTTCGTCTATCGCTTCACTCGCATGTTCCAGTTCTCGTTGGTGGCCATGGCCTGGGGGGTCTGGGTGATGTCGGCCCCCTTCTCCTGCCTGACCCTCTGCAGGGTCCGGGGCTTGGAGTAGTCGAAGGCGTCCTTCACGGAGCCGTCGTATCGCCGCATCCCGTCGACGAAGTAGTACGTGAAGACGCTGTTGCGCAGCTGGTCCGACTCCCAGGACTTCTCGCCCGCGCTGCTTGCGCTGATGAGAACCTTGCCGTAAGACTCCTGGCTTCCGATGCTCTTCTCGGCGGAGCCCGCCCTCTTCGGCTGCTCGTCGAGCACGATGTCCTTGGCCCCGAAGAGCCTCTTCCCCTGGGCCGTCGAGACGCCGTAGCCCTCGTTCTCGTCGCCCACGCCGAGAGATTTTCCGCCCGGCGGCAGGAAGCCGGGGATCGCCCGGTAGGCCCCGTTGGAGTAGCACGTGTCGAGGATCATCACGAGGCGCCGGGCCTTCAGATTCTCCACGAAGTCCTTCAGCGCGCTCTCGGCCACCGACGTGTGCCAGACACGCTCGCGCGGGCTGACCTCCGTGTCGTAGGTCACGATGTAGACGCCCCCGAACTTGTCCGGGGGGGTGCCGTGGCTGCTCATGTAGATGACGACCAGGTCGTCCTCCTGCGCGGCGTTCCGGATGCCGTTGAGGTAGCGGACGACGTTTGCCGATGTGGCATTCTGGTCCGCCAGGAAATAGGTGTTGTTCTTCGTGAACCCCGCCTGCTCGATGAGGAACCGGTAGAACAGCGTTGCATCCTTCACCGCGTACTGCAGGGGGGTGATGCCGCTCTTGAACTTCCCGACGCCGACGACCAGCGCGTAGCGGTTGCGGATCGGCCCCACGGGGCCCTCTCCCCGCACGCCGGGCTGCAGGACAGCGGCACGGCTGAACAGCGAGCCGAGCTTCTTTTCCCACTCCTTGACTTTGATGTTCTCCGGCGTGACGGGCGATACCCACTTCACGCCGACCACGGTCTGGGCCAGGGAGAAGGCCCGGTCCACCTGCATTTCATCGTCGTACTCTCCCTTGAGCTCCAGCCGGCCGTAGGCATCGAGAACGACGTGCCCGTTGGGCACGCCGTTCTTCGCAAAGAGCTGGTTGACCTGCTGGATGTGGGCGTCCGTCACGGCGGACTGTGCCGTGGCGGCGCCCGGTGCGAGCAACGCCACGGCGACGGCCAGAGCGATCAGGGAAATGGCTGCCCGTGTTGTCATGATGCACTCCGTGATGGATGTCGCGTCAGCGGCTCTCGGTCCAGGCGATGTGGAGCGGCAGGGACGCCGTCCCCTTCTTGACGGTCAGGTCGCGCTCGATGACGTCTTCCTTGCCGCCCGATGCCACCTTGAAGCCGATGCGGTACTTGCCCTCGGGCACATCCTTGGGGATGTCGAACTTGCCGTCGGCTTTCCGGAGGCCGGGCGCCGCCGTGATCTGCTGGTCCACGCCGCCGAGGTTCGTCCACTCGTTTTTCGACGGGTCGAAGAACTTGACGTAACGGGTCTCGGTCACCTTCATCTCCTTGGAGCCCTGGGGGGCCATGACGTAGTAGGAGCCGCCCAGGTTGACCGTGTTGCCGGGCGAGACCGTCCCCGGGGTGACGTCGAAGCCCTGGATCCGGGTCACGTTGCCCTGGGAGGGATTGTAACCCACCTGCTGGGCCGTCTGCTGATAGCCCGCCACGGGCGTGCTCTGCAGGGTCGAGTAGAGATGCAGGCAGTGCCCCCAAGCCACGAGGAAGCCGAAGCCGCCGCCCACGAGGGCGCCGACACCGGCGGACTTCCAGCTGCCCCCGATGAGCGCACCGGCTAGGGCACCAGCCGCGGCGCCGCCGGCCGTGTACATGGCGATGCACTTGTTCCGGGCGTCGATCCGCTCCTCCTCCGTCCGGATCTGCGACGGGTCCGGGAGGACCGACGCGCAGGAGGAAAGCAGGAAAACGCAGACCATCAGCACGCTGAGCGTTTTGATGCGAAAGACGTTCATGCCGGGCCCTCCCCTACTTGTGCGTCAGCTTGAGGTCCAGGGTGAGGATGCCCCCCTCCTCGATCGCCGAGGCCGGCACGACACCGTAGTTGCTGCCGTCGCGCGCATCGGACTCGAGGATGATGTCCTTCGTCCCCTTGGCCGAGGGCTTCCAGCCTGTCTTGGGGGAGATCACGGCGTAGCCCGTCTTGTTCTGGTCCTCGAGGACGATGTCCTTGGCGCCCTGCATGCTGCTGGCGATCGCCATCGGCGGGGGCGGGGGCAGGCTGCTGCCGGCATCCGCGACCGGGCCGGGAGGCGGAGGGGGCATGCTCGGGGGAGCCGAGCCGGCCGGGTCACCCGCGGGAGGCGGAGGAGGCATGACCGGGGGGGCTGCCGGGGGAGCCGCGGGAGGGGCGCTGGCCACGGTGGTCGTCTGCCCGCCCACGATCGGGTTCGGGTTCGCGGACAGCATGATCATGACCTTCTCGGTGCCCGGCGCGCCAGCAAACCGCAGGGAGGTGGCCTTGGGGATCTCGTAGAGCTGCTTGGCCTCCACGTACTCGTTGAAGAGAACGTGCGTGTTGCCCGTGGGGCCGATGTTCATGATGGTGAGGTAGCCCGGCCGGTTCGTGCGGACGAGCAGCTTGATCCGCTCGCCCGACTTGAACGTCCGCGTCCTCGGGACGATCGAGAAGTCGCCGTTGGGCTTCATGAGGGCGATCTTGTAGGAGATGCCTACGTACTTCTCGGGCTTCGGCTCCGTTGCGGCCGGTGCCGGCCCGCCGGACGACATCCGGACGGCTGCGCCGTCGCCGCTGTCAAAGATCGCCTTGGCCCCCTTGGGGGATTTCTGGGCATCCGCCGCCATGGGGACGAGGACCATGGCGCAGACAAACGTCAGGACCGCGAGAAACGCCAGATGCTTTCTCATCATGCTGCAACCTCCCTGTGACGCTGTGTTATCCTCTTTATTCTGCTGAACCGCAGATCCGGCACCCGCCGGACCGCGGCGTCTCAACCCTTCTCCATCGCAGCCGGCGACTCTCGAAAAGCTGCGGGGAGTATAAAAAAACGTCCTGACCCTGTCAACGTGAATCCCGCCTGCGAAACGCGTGGACTCGCGTCCCGAATCGCCGGATCACCCTCCTCGCCGGCGGTTGCTTGACGCTGCCGGACGCCTTCTTGACGTAAGCCGGCACATGGGACCTGTCCGCTTCCCACTCCTGATGAACAGCCCTCTCGGTTCCCCTCCCTTGACGGGAGGGGATCATGGGGAGGGTGCGTTTTTTCAGGCCCCCTCACCCTCACCCTCTCCCGCGCGGGGAGAGGGAAACTTGTGATTGCCTCTCCCGCGAGGGGAGAGGGTGCTTATGCCATTTTGCAGGGACGGTGCTCAACTTCTCTCTTGTTCAGCGGTTACACTGGTCCTGGCATCGCAGGTAGGCGTCGTTGCACCGGTTGACGCAGCGGTTCTGCTCGATCAGGTCGCGCAGCTGGGTGCAGCGGTTTCCGCATGACTGCTGGGTCTGCAGGCACGCGTTGTAGCAGGCCTGGGGGTTGCTGTACTTGACGCAGACGTCCTTCCATTGCGTGCAGACGTCCTCGTACTGCTCGCAGGTCTCCTGCCAGCGGACGCAGTTATCCTCCCACCGTGCGCATACCGTCTGCGTCGAGACGCACTGCCCCGTCTTGGTATTGCGGGCCAGGCACTGCTGCTTCTGCTCGGCGCACCGGCGTTGCGTCTGGGCGCACACCTTCTTTGTCTTGACGCATTTCTTCTGCTTCTGGACGCACTGCTTCTGGGTCTGCAGGCATGTGGCGGCGCCTGCCGGGCCTGACAAAACGATGAAAAGGGCACAAAAAAGGACGGCAAACCCCGCTGTCAGCAACCGACGCATTCGAAAACCTCCACTTGGTGTTTTGTCCTTCATCGGACGGGACGGCGCTCAACTTGACCCTTTTCCCACCCGAGAAATCCGCCGTCGTCACATGCAAATTTCGCGCTATAGTCCCCCTTTTCTCACTTTATTTTTTGACTGGCAGGGCTCTTGCTTCCGTCTCCGGTGTTGCCGGCACACGCCGTTGGTGCGAAGGTCCGATGCGGTCCGGGGCTTCGCGCACAAGGACCGGTATTGACGAAGCAAATGCCTTTGACGATAATCGTGCGGCCCCCGGGGCCGAATCAATGTTTTGGAGGTAGTCCATGAAGCGTCCGCTCTTCATCTTCGCTCTCGTTCTCGCCTGCATGCTGACCTCGGTTACAGCCGCAACGGCCGCGGAAGACGACAATGCCCGATACCACCAGGCCTTCACCCTTTACGGCGGCTCGGACGGCAACCCCTTCGACCTCTTTTACCCCTTCGAGCTGACCCGCCCGGGTCCCGTCCGCGTCATCGTGAAGGTCGACACAGGCTCCGGCCCATCACAGCACCGCCTTCGAGCGACACTCCTGGATGCCCGCGTCTTCGACCCGAAGAAGACGCCGCCCGACTTCTGGGATCAGCTCTACAGATCGGTGCGTCCCGCTGCCAAGACGGCACAGGCTGTGCTCGAGATCAACCCCCTGTTCAAGGTGTCGGAGAAGATTGTCGGAGAGGCCGCGAGCGTCCTGAAACATATCTCGAAGGTCTTCACCGGAGGCAAGAAGAAGCCCCCCGCCTACTACCACGGCTCCGCGGGGCTGGGTCCGAACATGATCAACGGCGGGATCGATCACGCCGTGGACCACCCGGAACTCGCCGCGACGGCGGGCCGCTATCTCGTCATCCTCCAGAACTTCTCGTCCCAGACGGTGAAGGGCCAGATCCTCATCGACTACCCCGGCAGCGCCTGGGACGTGGACCCGGAGATCGAGCAGGGCTACGAGGTCAAGGCTGACCTGGCCGTCGAGTCGGTAAGCCTCGACGCCTCGAACCGGGTGATGGTTGTGATCGCGGGAATCGGCAAGAGGGGGGTCCCTGCGGTGCGGTGGAACGACACGGCGGAGAAGGCGATCCGCCTGAGCCTCAAGGTCGACGGGCAGGAACGAAAGAGCATCCTGCTCAAGGAACTCGACCCCGGCATGGTGCTCTCGAAGCGAGGCAGGCAGACCGTGCGGTACGTGAGCGATCTCGTACTGGAGCGGCCCGCCGAGGTAACGGCGGCAATCGACCCGGACGGGCGTCTCGTGGAGAGCAACACCCGCAACAACCGCAAGGCCGAGAGCCTCGTCCCGGGGCAGCAGCGCCAGCGCCACCAGCGCGGCGATGCAGGGTCGGCATCCCAACCGGCCGCGCTCGCCCCGGCGGGTCCCGCCGCCATCGTGTCGAACCCGCCGGACCTGGCCGTCACCCGCATCTGGCTCGACGCCGCAAGAAGGGTCAACGTGGAGATCCGAAACCTCGGCGGCCCCGTGCCGCCGGAGCTGTGGCAGCGCAGCGGCGCGGAGCAGCCCTACCTCCAGATCACCCAGAACGGGCGCTCCTGGGCAACGGCACCCCTTTCGGCCGTCGACCCGCAGCGCCTGCTCTCCAGGGGAGGCTCCGCCGTGGTGTACGTGCTCGGCGAGCCCCTGAAGGCCCCGGCGTCCGTCGGGGCCGTCATCGATGCGGCGGGACGGCTCGAGGACCGGAACCGCAGCAACAACGCCAGGACGGAAAACCTCAACCCGCGCTGACGCCGGGCGGCCTGGCGACCGTCGTTCTCATCCGCATCGGATTCTCGAAAAATCGGGCAGACCCTCGCCGGCGGCGGCTTCACGGCCGGTGCCGCGAGGGCCCTGCGCCCCCGTGGATTTTTGGCAACGGCGGGGCAGGAGCATTGAACACTTACCCAAGACCTGCATAGGCCAACCGGTCCGCACACCTATAAGTTGTCGGAATTATTAACAGCAAGTCGCAACGGTTGCAACTTCTGATTTTTTTTATAAATATTTTCCAATTCGCATTATTTTGCCTTTCGCAGCGTAAAACTATTTTACAGATTCTCGAATTCAGCCTAGTTTAATCTCCGTGATTCAACCATGTCATTTTCATTAATTCATCATTCATATCGATTACTTACATATTCATCAGCGAAACGTCCGGCGATTCGGCATTTTCTGTGCACAAATTTTCCACATCTACGGAACATTTCGGCTGACATTGCAAATGGGGCATGCACACACGATTAAAAGGAGGAAAGGGTAATGAAGAGGCTGCTGGTTTGCACGGTAATCATGGCTGTCGTGCTGACTTTCGGGACCTTCGCCTCCGCGGCGATCTACACATTTGATTTCAATTCCCTCGAGAACGGAAGCGGTCCCGGGGCGATTTCTACTTACATGACCAACATTTTCGGAAACAGCGTCGTTGTCTCGAACTATCCGGTCTCGAGTAGCGCCTCGATTATCGACCCATCCAGTGATCCGTCCCGTTATGGCGCTTTCTTTGAGACGAAATTCCTCGGGGCCTTGGGGAACAATACTGCTATGCCCGGATTCACCATCGCATTCGGGGTCCCGATCACATCGCTGTCCTTTGATTGGGGTTCATATTATGACAGGTTTGGCGCTTATTATCTCCAAGGCACCGTATGGAATAATATCTTGATTATCGGCGGCTCA
Proteins encoded in this region:
- a CDS encoding PEP-CTERM sorting domain-containing protein, whose translation is MKRLLVCTVIMAVVLTFGTFASAAIYTFDFNSLENGSGPGAISTYMTNIFGNSVVVSNYPVSSSASIIDPSSDPSRYGAFFETKFLGALGNNTAMPGFTIAFGVPITSLSFDWGSYYDRFGAYYLQGTVWNNILIIGGSPDSHHVEFTFPEPVSTLLFNGYQQSVWMGIDNLTVTTAAVPEPGTLILLGLGLLGLGLTRYRTGRE
- a CDS encoding tetratricopeptide repeat protein yields the protein MKRTIIASLALAGLIAVALVGCGQQSSPPPPPPPPQAQAPAPAAPAPAAAPAQPSLEVTQHLKQGMAYVSTAKNANSPAIFNENINNAINEFSNAIKKDPGYATAYSNRAVAYMMQKKYNLALDDLKKAKELKPNDPAVRYNLASCHSLMGNVDLAFVELDAALANGFNDYDSLRKDPDLANMRKHPDWRKTLEKYKVFIN
- a CDS encoding DUF4384 domain-containing protein; amino-acid sequence: MMRKHLAFLAVLTFVCAMVLVPMAADAQKSPKGAKAIFDSGDGAAVRMSSGGPAPAATEPKPEKYVGISYKIALMKPNGDFSIVPRTRTFKSGERIKLLVRTNRPGYLTIMNIGPTGNTHVLFNEYVEAKQLYEIPKATSLRFAGAPGTEKVMIMLSANPNPIVGGQTTTVASAPPAAPPAAPPVMPPPPPAGDPAGSAPPSMPPPPPGPVADAGSSLPPPPPMAIASSMQGAKDIVLEDQNKTGYAVISPKTGWKPSAKGTKDIILESDARDGSNYGVVPASAIEEGGILTLDLKLTHK
- a CDS encoding caspase family protein, producing the protein MTTRAAISLIALAVAVALLAPGAATAQSAVTDAHIQQVNQLFAKNGVPNGHVVLDAYGRLELKGEYDDEMQVDRAFSLAQTVVGVKWVSPVTPENIKVKEWEKKLGSLFSRAAVLQPGVRGEGPVGPIRNRYALVVGVGKFKSGITPLQYAVKDATLFYRFLIEQAGFTKNNTYFLADQNATSANVVRYLNGIRNAAQEDDLVVIYMSSHGTPPDKFGGVYIVTYDTEVSPRERVWHTSVAESALKDFVENLKARRLVMILDTCYSNGAYRAIPGFLPPGGKSLGVGDENEGYGVSTAQGKRLFGAKDIVLDEQPKRAGSAEKSIGSQESYGKVLISASSAGEKSWESDQLRNSVFTYYFVDGMRRYDGSVKDAFDYSKPRTLQRVRQEKGADITQTPQAMATNENWNMRVKR